One Pseudomonas sp. C27(2019) DNA window includes the following coding sequences:
- a CDS encoding flagellar hook-length control protein FliK: MSSQLWAQNSATAHLIDLELGHLRERLLAIGLTVKDLTCHQGAPPQGEKTSLQQRWIDDLA; encoded by the coding sequence ATTTCCAGTCAACTCTGGGCGCAAAATAGCGCCACAGCACATTTAATAGATCTCGAGCTCGGGCATTTGCGCGAGCGTCTATTGGCTATCGGTTTGACCGTAAAAGATTTAACCTGTCACCAAGGGGCACCACCGCAAGGTGAAAAAACCAGTTTACAACAGCGTTGGATTGACGATTTAGCATGA
- the ccmD gene encoding heme exporter protein CcmD, which yields MNFNSFSEFLAMGNHGIYVWSSYGISGAILLLNVVLPLLTRQRYLKNEARRLRREAQQ from the coding sequence ATGAATTTCAATTCGTTTTCTGAGTTCTTAGCGATGGGCAATCACGGCATTTATGTGTGGTCATCCTATGGCATCAGTGGTGCAATTTTACTGTTGAATGTGGTGTTACCTTTGCTGACCCGTCAACGTTATTTAAAGAATGAGGCGCGCCGTTTGCGCCGGGAGGCTCAACAGTGA
- the ccmA gene encoding cytochrome c biogenesis heme-transporting ATPase CcmA, producing the protein MFSQGDVFVTDAYLETVDLACERDWRLLFEHLHVSVKPKDMLQVSGPNGSGKTSLLRLMSGLMRPTQGDVLIKGVSIHQQRNELATNLLWLGHAAGIKGLLTAEENLMWLSALHHGASREQIWQALAAVGLAGFEDVPCHTLSAGQQRRVGLARLYLDAPALWILDEPFTALDKQAVTQLELHLAQHCDNGGMVILTTHHHLQNVPRTFRELDLGQANL; encoded by the coding sequence ATTTTCTCACAAGGCGATGTGTTTGTGACCGATGCTTATCTTGAAACTGTTGATTTAGCCTGCGAGCGTGATTGGCGGCTGTTATTTGAGCATCTGCATGTCAGTGTCAAGCCAAAGGATATGCTACAGGTTAGTGGTCCCAATGGCAGTGGTAAAACCAGTTTGTTGCGCTTGATGTCTGGGTTGATGCGGCCCACGCAAGGTGATGTGCTAATTAAAGGGGTTAGTATCCATCAGCAGCGCAATGAGTTGGCCACTAATTTATTGTGGCTTGGGCATGCCGCGGGTATTAAAGGTTTATTGACTGCAGAAGAAAACTTAATGTGGTTATCGGCGTTGCACCATGGTGCAAGTCGTGAGCAAATCTGGCAGGCATTGGCGGCAGTGGGTTTGGCCGGTTTTGAAGATGTGCCTTGCCACACCTTGTCGGCTGGCCAGCAGCGACGAGTCGGTTTAGCGCGTTTATACTTGGATGCTCCGGCTCTATGGATTCTGGATGAGCCCTTTACTGCGCTGGATAAACAAGCAGTGACCCAATTAGAGCTGCATTTAGCGCAGCATTGTGACAACGGTGGCATGGTTATTTTGACCACGCACCATCATTTACAAAACGTACCCAGAACTTTTCGAGAACTTGATTTAGGGCAGGCGAACTTATGA
- a CDS encoding cytochrome c-type biogenesis protein, with protein sequence MKRFIYALGLTLACLGSAQASIDTYEFSSQAERERYRTLVEELRCPKCQNQNIADSDAPIAMDMRDEIFRKLGEGQSSDEIVEFLVDRYGDFVRYKPPVNKSTLILWYGPAALLAIGFAMVALIVVRRRRSARTKQDEQKLSSDEKNRLSEILK encoded by the coding sequence ATGAAACGCTTTATTTATGCCCTCGGTTTAACGCTTGCATGCCTTGGTTCGGCGCAGGCCTCGATTGATACCTATGAGTTTTCAAGCCAAGCGGAGCGTGAACGCTACCGTACCCTGGTTGAAGAGCTGCGCTGTCCAAAATGTCAGAACCAAAATATTGCTGACTCTGATGCGCCGATTGCAATGGATATGCGTGATGAGATTTTTAGGAAACTTGGCGAAGGTCAAAGCAGTGATGAAATAGTTGAGTTCCTCGTTGATCGCTACGGTGACTTTGTCCGTTATAAGCCGCCTGTGAATAAAAGCACGCTGATTCTTTGGTATGGCCCTGCTGCGCTCTTAGCGATTGGTTTTGCGATGGTGGCGTTGATTGTTGTACGCCGTCGCCGTTCGGCACGCACAAAACAAGACGAGCAAAAGCTGTCTAGCGATGAAAAAAATCGCTTGTCAGAAATTCTTAAGTAA
- a CDS encoding SirB2 family protein: MLAEHFVLIKNMHIGLVLLSGSLFVLRGLWVLLLGSGSALQKKVNRLSYVIDTCLLLAAVLLLVILEYAPLAAAWLQVKLILLVLYVVLGVFAFRNKYSMTVRWLAYVAALLCFALMYYSARLHQPLAGLLS; encoded by the coding sequence ATGCTTGCTGAGCATTTTGTGCTGATTAAAAATATGCATATCGGCTTGGTACTGCTAAGTGGCAGTTTGTTTGTGTTGCGCGGCTTGTGGGTTTTGCTATTAGGCAGTGGCTCAGCATTACAAAAAAAGGTCAATCGCCTCAGTTATGTGATTGATACCTGCTTGCTTCTCGCTGCCGTGTTGTTGTTGGTTATTCTTGAGTATGCACCGCTTGCTGCAGCTTGGTTGCAAGTTAAATTGATTCTGCTGGTGCTGTATGTGGTGTTGGGAGTGTTTGCCTTTCGCAACAAATACAGCATGACTGTGCGTTGGTTGGCTTATGTTGCTGCGTTGCTTTGTTTTGCGCTGATGTACTACTCAGCACGCTTGCATCAGCCGCTGGCAGGATTATTGAGCTAG
- the ccmE gene encoding cytochrome c maturation protein CcmE, protein MNPIRKKRLMIIGAILLGVVATVGLGLLALQQNINLFYTPTQIANGEAPEGTRIRAGGLVKEGSLTRSDDSLTVDFIVTDGDADTGIQYRGILPDLFREGQGIVALGRLNEVGVLIADEVLAKHDENYMPPEVSSALEKTGMLQHYEDGQKEAGK, encoded by the coding sequence GTGAATCCGATTCGTAAAAAACGTTTAATGATTATTGGGGCAATTTTACTGGGTGTAGTGGCGACTGTCGGACTTGGTTTGTTGGCGCTACAACAGAATATCAACCTCTTTTATACGCCAACGCAAATTGCTAATGGTGAAGCGCCAGAAGGTACGCGCATTCGCGCCGGCGGTTTGGTTAAAGAAGGCTCGCTAACGCGCAGTGATGACTCGCTGACAGTTGACTTCATTGTGACTGATGGAGATGCAGATACAGGCATTCAATACCGTGGCATATTGCCGGACTTGTTTCGCGAGGGGCAGGGTATCGTTGCTTTAGGTCGCTTAAATGAAGTTGGTGTTTTGATTGCTGATGAGGTGTTGGCTAAGCATGATGAAAACTATATGCCACCTGAAGTCAGTAGTGCCCTAGAAAAAACCGGCATGCTACAACATTATGAAGATGGCCAAAAGGAAGCAGGAAAATGA
- the ccmB gene encoding heme exporter protein CcmB, producing MSNVFTLMLLRETRLMFRRPAELVNPLVFFAIVIALFPLAVGPETQLLQTLSPGLLWVAALLAVLLSLDGLFRSDFEDGSLEQWVVSPHPLVVLVLAKVLAHWLYCGLALVMLSPLLALMLGMPIDRIPTLLLSLMLGTPVLSLLGAVGAALTVGLKRGGILLALLILPLYIPVLILGSGVIQAALQGLPTMGYLLWMASLTMLTVTLAPFAIAAGLRISVGE from the coding sequence ATGAGTAATGTCTTTACTCTGATGTTGCTGCGTGAAACGCGACTGATGTTTCGTCGCCCAGCAGAGTTGGTCAATCCATTAGTGTTTTTTGCGATTGTAATTGCTTTGTTTCCGCTGGCAGTTGGACCAGAGACACAGTTATTACAAACCTTATCACCGGGGTTGTTATGGGTGGCTGCATTACTAGCGGTGCTGTTGTCATTAGATGGCTTGTTTCGCAGTGATTTTGAGGATGGCTCGTTAGAGCAGTGGGTCGTTTCGCCACATCCTTTAGTGGTTTTAGTGCTTGCTAAGGTGCTAGCGCACTGGTTGTATTGCGGGTTGGCATTGGTGATGTTGTCACCTCTATTGGCCTTGATGTTGGGGATGCCGATAGATCGGATCCCGACTTTGTTATTGTCGTTGATGCTGGGTACGCCGGTGCTAAGTTTGCTTGGAGCAGTGGGCGCAGCGTTGACGGTTGGTTTAAAGCGCGGGGGGATTTTATTGGCATTATTGATTTTGCCGCTGTACATTCCCGTGCTTATTTTAGGCAGTGGCGTGATTCAGGCTGCGCTGCAAGGCTTGCCAACCATGGGTTATTTGTTATGGATGGCCAGTTTAACCATGTTGACAGTGACTTTAGCTCCTTTTGCAATTGCTGCTGGTTTGCGCATCAGCGTAGGTGAATAA
- a CDS encoding heme ABC transporter permease: MNWTWFHKLGSPKWFYEISGRWLPWLSISAALLMLVGAVLGLAYAPPDYQQGNSFRIIYIHVPAAFLAQSTYISLAVAGVVGLVWKMKIADVALQQAAPIGAWMTVIALLTGAVWGKPTWGAWWVWDARLTAMLILLFLYFGIIALGHAISNRDSAAKACAILAIVGVVNIPIIKYSVDWWNTLHQPATFKITEKPAMPMEMWMPLLIMTIGFYCFFAAVLLMRMRTEVLRRESRTRWAQAEVARQIGRSA, encoded by the coding sequence ATGAATTGGACGTGGTTTCACAAGCTAGGCTCGCCCAAGTGGTTTTACGAAATCAGTGGACGCTGGTTGCCTTGGTTGAGCATCAGTGCTGCGCTATTAATGTTGGTTGGCGCTGTTTTGGGGCTCGCCTATGCGCCGCCTGATTACCAGCAAGGTAATAGTTTTCGAATTATTTATATTCATGTCCCCGCTGCTTTTTTAGCGCAATCAACCTATATCTCGCTGGCCGTGGCCGGGGTGGTTGGTCTTGTTTGGAAAATGAAAATTGCTGATGTGGCGCTGCAGCAAGCTGCCCCCATCGGTGCTTGGATGACCGTTATTGCGCTGCTCACTGGTGCAGTATGGGGCAAGCCGACCTGGGGTGCTTGGTGGGTGTGGGATGCACGCCTGACTGCAATGCTGATTTTGTTGTTTCTCTATTTTGGGATTATTGCGCTTGGCCATGCCATCAGCAACCGCGACAGTGCAGCAAAAGCCTGTGCAATTTTAGCCATTGTTGGGGTTGTTAATATTCCCATCATCAAGTACTCGGTAGACTGGTGGAACACCTTGCATCAGCCGGCTACGTTTAAAATAACTGAAAAGCCGGCTATGCCGATGGAAATGTGGATGCCACTGTTAATTATGACGATTGGCTTCTATTGTTTTTTCGCAGCTGTATTACTGATGCGGATGCGTACTGAAGTATTGCGACGTGAGTCGCGGACACGCTGGGCGCAAGCTGAAGTGGCACGACAGATCGGGAGAAGTGCATGA
- a CDS encoding DsbE family thiol:disulfide interchange protein: protein MSRARLLGVLGVFVGVVLFTLMALFGINNDPRELPSALIGKPFPEFTTGSVIDDDAVITRADLLGRPALVNVWATWCPSCKDEHPVLNDLAEQGVVIYGVNYKDNKPDARRWLKDFLNPYQLNISDPKGTLGFDLGVYGAPETFIIDKHGIIRHKFVGAVSKRIWREKLAPIYQELVDE, encoded by the coding sequence ATGTCTAGAGCTCGTTTGCTTGGTGTACTGGGTGTATTTGTAGGTGTGGTGTTATTTACCTTGATGGCACTGTTTGGCATCAATAACGACCCAAGAGAATTACCTTCGGCTTTAATTGGTAAACCGTTCCCTGAGTTCACTACGGGTTCGGTTATCGATGACGATGCGGTCATTACCCGAGCGGATTTGCTCGGGCGTCCTGCGCTGGTCAATGTCTGGGCGACTTGGTGTCCTTCGTGCAAAGATGAGCATCCGGTTCTGAATGATTTAGCCGAGCAAGGCGTTGTTATCTACGGTGTGAACTACAAGGATAACAAGCCTGATGCGCGACGCTGGCTAAAAGACTTTTTAAACCCGTACCAGCTCAATATCAGCGACCCTAAGGGCACTTTAGGCTTTGACCTTGGTGTGTATGGCGCGCCAGAGACTTTTATAATCGATAAACACGGCATTATTCGCCATAAGTTTGTTGGTGCAGTGAGTAAGCGGATATGGCGCGAAAAATTGGCGCCTATTTATCAGGAGTTAGTTGACGAATGA
- a CDS encoding flagellar hook-length control protein FliK, with product MASEIPSSRPSPSIPSVPRPAAQAINAVLQLQSNLPTQLNIGDSAQAQVLALREAQHAFQVLLRLSLANGQQHTIEVQSKQPLAPGNILNVTALSTQQLAFSLLPTTQATTATRIDTALLAPGTLLEAKVVHVTPNAQGGFRITVSINNSALAGQQLQIDSPKSLALNSQLNARIDSAQQLTFQPLNTRLEPLAINQELQKQFSQQGSLSQLLQGLNTLSPSSISPSIEKTLQQLLSSMPEFSQLLDPKKLAQSLANSGAQLENRLLSGALENANQDVKANLLRLIAQIMPMLPSSNSALAASQSVLLSQALPGLLRDQLLGGSQVQLREQALRFPLPTRVLQAMDNPNDLGSLLRLAAAAVSRLQTHQLASLGQTHTNSEGTQVTVWQVEIPTRDQHNIVPLQIKFQHEEPAQKKSGEPPTPVWKIDLSFDLEPLGPLHIQASLQGGAFPVNSGRKIAPQHI from the coding sequence ATGGCCAGTGAAATACCCTCTTCCCGCCCTTCCCCTAGCATCCCTAGCGTGCCACGACCTGCTGCACAAGCCATTAATGCTGTATTACAACTGCAAAGTAACCTACCAACGCAACTCAATATTGGCGACTCAGCGCAAGCACAAGTGCTTGCTTTACGCGAAGCGCAGCACGCATTTCAGGTTTTGCTACGCTTATCACTGGCCAATGGCCAACAGCACACCATTGAAGTGCAAAGCAAGCAACCCTTAGCACCTGGCAATATTCTTAATGTCACAGCGTTATCAACACAGCAACTGGCTTTTAGCTTACTGCCTACAACTCAAGCCACAACTGCTACACGCATCGACACCGCTCTCTTAGCGCCTGGCACTTTGCTCGAAGCTAAAGTTGTGCACGTCACACCCAATGCGCAAGGCGGTTTTAGAATCACCGTTAGCATCAACAATAGCGCGTTAGCTGGGCAGCAGCTGCAAATTGACAGCCCTAAATCACTCGCTCTCAATAGCCAACTTAATGCCCGTATCGACAGCGCTCAGCAGTTAACTTTTCAACCGTTAAATACGCGCCTTGAACCCTTGGCCATCAACCAAGAATTACAAAAACAATTTAGCCAGCAGGGCTCTTTAAGCCAGCTTTTGCAAGGCCTGAACACTCTATCGCCAAGCAGTATCTCACCAAGCATAGAAAAAACTTTGCAACAATTGCTCAGCAGTATGCCTGAGTTCAGCCAACTGCTTGATCCAAAAAAACTGGCACAAAGCTTAGCCAACAGCGGTGCACAACTGGAAAACCGCTTGCTCAGCGGCGCTTTAGAGAACGCCAATCAAGATGTAAAGGCCAATTTACTGCGCTTAATTGCGCAAATCATGCCCATGCTACCCAGCAGTAATTCCGCTCTAGCTGCATCACAAAGCGTATTGTTATCGCAAGCCTTACCCGGCTTGTTGCGTGATCAGTTACTGGGAGGCAGCCAAGTTCAGCTGCGAGAGCAAGCATTGCGCTTTCCTTTACCTACACGCGTACTGCAAGCAATGGATAACCCTAATGATTTAGGCTCACTGTTGCGTTTAGCTGCTGCCGCCGTATCACGCTTGCAAACCCATCAACTCGCTAGCCTTGGGCAAACCCATACCAACAGTGAAGGCACTCAAGTAACAGTGTGGCAAGTGGAAATCCCTACCCGTGATCAACACAACATTGTCCCGTTGCAAATCAAATTTCAGCATGAAGAGCCGGCACAAAAAAAATCAGGCGAGCCGCCAACCCCTGTGTGGAAAATCGATTTAAGTTTTGATTTAGAGCCGCTCGGCCCTCTACATATCCAGGCCAGCCTGCAAGGGGGAGCATTTCCAGTCAACTCTGGGCGCAAAATAGCGCCACAGCACATTTAA
- a CDS encoding EscU/YscU/HrcU family type III secretion system export apparatus switch protein has product MSKTTERQAVALKYDGENAPNLTAKGNDELAEEILQIARENDVPIYENADLVRLLARLELGDAIPESLYQTIAEIIAFAWYLKGKAPKGFYNKSAADDATLLLPQQPQQNDD; this is encoded by the coding sequence ATGAGCAAAACCACTGAACGGCAAGCCGTCGCCTTAAAGTATGACGGCGAGAACGCGCCCAACTTAACCGCCAAGGGCAATGATGAACTGGCTGAAGAAATTCTGCAAATCGCTCGCGAAAATGACGTGCCTATATACGAAAACGCTGATCTGGTACGTTTACTGGCACGCTTGGAATTGGGCGATGCTATTCCTGAGTCCTTGTATCAAACCATTGCTGAAATCATTGCCTTTGCTTGGTATTTAAAAGGCAAAGCGCCAAAAGGTTTCTATAACAAATCAGCAGCGGACGATGCCACTTTATTGTTACCGCAGCAACCGCAACAGAATGATGATTAA
- a CDS encoding heme lyase CcmF/NrfE family subunit — translation MSNAALFVPELGQLAMILALCFALVQSIFPLVGAWRGDHKWMSLGQPAAWGQFLFLLFAFGCLTWSFMTDDFSVAYTANNSNSALPWFYKFSAVWGAHEGSLLLWTLILAGWTFAVAVFSRQLPEEMLARVLAIMGMISVGFLLFLIMTSNPFERLLPQMPMDGRDLNPLLQDFGLVVHPPMLYMGYVGFSVAFAFAIAALIGGKLDAAWARWSRPWTLVAWAFLGIGIALGSWWAYYELGWGGWWFWDPVENASFMPWLVGTALIHSLAVTEKRGVFKNWTVLLAIAAFSLSLLGAFLVRSGVLTSVHAFAADPERGVFLLIFLLIVVSSSLILFVIRAPAVKSKVGFGFWSKETLLLINNIVLVVATAMVLLGTLYPLILDSLTGAKLSVGPPYFNALFVPLMGVLMLAMGVGVITRWKNTPGQWLIKMIGPVLLFSAALSVVGSLLYRDFNIAVLALFFVCAWVLLAGVRDILDKTRHKGLFAGMRSLTRSYWGMQLGHIGMVFMAVGVVLSSQYSDERDLKMAPGDALEMGGYRFLFEGAEHYEGPNFISDKGSIRVFENEREIALLHPEKRLYVVQQMPMTEAGIDAGFTRDLYVAMGEPLEDGAWAIRVHIKPFVRWIWLGALLTGLGGVLSAMDRRYRVKVTKKVKDALNLAEKGKVAHV, via the coding sequence ATGAGTAACGCGGCGTTGTTTGTGCCGGAGTTGGGTCAGTTAGCAATGATCCTAGCTTTGTGTTTTGCACTTGTGCAGTCGATTTTTCCACTGGTCGGTGCTTGGCGCGGCGATCATAAGTGGATGAGCTTGGGGCAGCCGGCAGCATGGGGGCAATTTCTGTTTTTACTGTTCGCTTTCGGCTGTTTAACTTGGTCATTTATGACTGATGATTTCTCGGTTGCTTATACAGCAAACAACTCCAATAGCGCTCTGCCTTGGTTCTACAAGTTCAGTGCGGTGTGGGGTGCGCACGAAGGTTCATTGCTGCTGTGGACATTGATCTTGGCAGGCTGGACCTTTGCTGTGGCGGTTTTTTCACGGCAGTTGCCAGAAGAAATGCTCGCCCGTGTGCTTGCCATTATGGGAATGATCAGTGTTGGCTTTTTGCTGTTTTTGATTATGACCTCCAATCCGTTCGAGCGCCTATTGCCGCAAATGCCAATGGATGGTCGTGACCTCAATCCGCTGCTGCAAGACTTTGGCTTGGTCGTGCATCCGCCAATGTTGTATATGGGCTATGTTGGTTTCTCTGTAGCTTTTGCTTTTGCCATTGCCGCTTTGATCGGTGGTAAGTTGGATGCAGCGTGGGCACGTTGGTCCCGTCCATGGACACTGGTAGCTTGGGCGTTTTTAGGCATAGGTATTGCGCTTGGCTCTTGGTGGGCATACTACGAGCTTGGCTGGGGTGGCTGGTGGTTCTGGGATCCGGTTGAAAACGCATCCTTTATGCCATGGTTGGTTGGTACTGCACTGATTCACTCACTGGCTGTGACAGAAAAGCGTGGTGTATTTAAAAACTGGACTGTGTTGCTGGCGATTGCAGCCTTTTCATTGAGCTTGTTAGGCGCATTCTTGGTGCGTTCAGGTGTGCTGACTTCAGTGCATGCCTTTGCTGCTGATCCAGAGCGCGGTGTCTTTCTCTTAATATTCTTGTTGATCGTGGTTAGTTCATCTTTGATCTTGTTTGTGATACGCGCACCAGCGGTGAAAAGCAAGGTGGGATTCGGCTTCTGGTCGAAAGAAACGCTGCTGCTGATCAATAATATTGTTTTAGTGGTCGCTACTGCCATGGTACTGCTGGGTACCTTGTATCCACTGATACTCGACTCATTAACCGGTGCTAAATTATCTGTTGGTCCCCCGTACTTTAATGCGCTGTTTGTGCCCTTAATGGGAGTCTTGATGCTGGCAATGGGTGTAGGTGTGATTACACGCTGGAAAAATACGCCAGGCCAGTGGCTGATTAAAATGATCGGCCCAGTATTGTTATTCAGTGCGGCATTAAGTGTGGTTGGTAGCTTGCTGTACCGTGACTTTAATATTGCTGTGCTTGCCTTGTTCTTTGTGTGTGCTTGGGTGCTGCTGGCTGGAGTGCGCGATATTCTTGATAAAACACGGCATAAAGGTTTGTTTGCTGGCATGCGCTCGCTGACTCGCAGTTACTGGGGTATGCAGTTAGGACACATCGGCATGGTGTTTATGGCTGTGGGTGTGGTGTTATCCAGTCAATACAGCGATGAGCGTGACCTGAAAATGGCGCCGGGTGACGCATTAGAAATGGGCGGGTATCGCTTCCTTTTCGAAGGCGCTGAACACTACGAAGGGCCAAACTTTATCTCTGACAAAGGCAGTATTCGAGTCTTTGAAAATGAGCGTGAAATCGCTCTATTACATCCAGAAAAGCGCTTGTACGTGGTTCAGCAAATGCCGATGACCGAGGCAGGTATTGATGCGGGCTTTACCCGTGACTTATATGTGGCGATGGGTGAGCCGCTGGAGGATGGGGCATGGGCGATACGTGTGCATATTAAGCCGTTTGTGCGCTGGATTTGGCTGGGTGCCCTGTTAACTGGATTAGGTGGTGTTCTCTCGGCTATGGATCGTCGCTACCGCGTGAAGGTTACCAAAAAAGTGAAGGATGCCCTGAACTTAGCTGAAAAGGGGAAAGTTGCACATGTCTAG
- a CDS encoding TolC family protein, producing the protein MLRLTCKTKGSTLSALLLAVLWHSISVAQPLDLVDTWRLALSHDPEYRAQQATVEAGGEQRNLARSLWLPTIGASATAGRAAHTSSTQGAQFVTPNMRSEDVEFNTSIRGGNLSSYALAIKQPLLNRARLAESRQLRLSAEVADLQWQSAQQNLMLKVAQRYFAVLLAREKVSFLTQQQKQVDLVQEETQERFELGDRPVTDTYEALAHAQGLQAQLLAAQMQEDLAIADFTDLTTQTPDSLLSVPLPDPLQAPQLEPLTDWLAESVQLNPLLQMHNKGVSIAAEQVAQYSSWSSPTLDLIGQLGYEKLDGSGRYGSALNKADDWMVGVQLNVPIFTGGYRSAKHRQALHLQDQNLAQGDVLRQQVKQQTRAAWLGVQVNGQQITALQKALKASQARLAATRLGHQLGDNTTLERLDAENAVAQMQFELLDAKVSLIVHQLQLAALVGGLDEGHLLQANAYLQAR; encoded by the coding sequence ATGCTTCGATTGACCTGCAAAACTAAAGGCTCCACGTTGAGCGCACTGCTGCTTGCTGTGTTGTGGCATAGTATCAGTGTTGCCCAGCCTTTGGATCTGGTGGATACTTGGCGGTTGGCGCTCAGTCATGATCCTGAATACCGAGCGCAGCAAGCTACGGTGGAAGCTGGAGGTGAGCAGCGTAACTTGGCGCGCAGTTTATGGCTGCCCACTATCGGTGCCAGTGCGACAGCAGGGCGTGCAGCTCACACCTCCAGCACGCAAGGTGCGCAGTTTGTCACTCCAAACATGCGCTCTGAAGATGTTGAATTCAATACCTCGATTCGTGGTGGCAATCTAAGCAGCTATGCGTTAGCAATTAAGCAGCCTTTGTTAAATCGCGCGCGTTTAGCCGAGAGTCGTCAGTTGCGGCTGAGCGCAGAGGTCGCTGATTTGCAGTGGCAGTCAGCGCAGCAAAATTTAATGCTCAAAGTCGCACAACGTTATTTTGCGGTGCTCTTGGCACGAGAAAAAGTCAGTTTTTTAACCCAGCAACAAAAGCAAGTTGACCTCGTTCAAGAAGAAACCCAAGAACGTTTTGAGTTGGGTGATCGCCCTGTGACCGATACCTATGAAGCCTTAGCGCATGCGCAAGGTTTGCAGGCTCAGCTGCTTGCTGCGCAGATGCAAGAAGATTTGGCGATTGCGGATTTTACTGACCTGACCACGCAAACACCGGATAGCTTACTGAGTGTGCCCTTGCCAGACCCTTTGCAAGCACCCCAGCTGGAGCCGCTGACAGACTGGTTGGCAGAATCGGTGCAGCTAAACCCTTTACTGCAAATGCATAATAAAGGCGTCAGCATTGCTGCCGAGCAGGTTGCGCAATACTCCAGTTGGAGTAGCCCGACGCTAGATTTAATCGGTCAGCTGGGATACGAAAAATTGGATGGCAGCGGCCGCTATGGTTCAGCTTTGAATAAAGCCGACGATTGGATGGTTGGTGTGCAACTCAATGTGCCTATTTTTACTGGGGGTTATCGCAGCGCTAAGCACCGGCAAGCCTTGCACCTACAGGATCAAAACCTTGCTCAGGGTGATGTGCTGCGCCAACAGGTGAAACAGCAAACCCGCGCAGCGTGGTTGGGTGTGCAGGTTAATGGGCAGCAAATTACGGCCTTGCAAAAAGCTTTAAAGGCCAGTCAAGCGCGTCTCGCGGCGACCCGCTTAGGACATCAGTTGGGTGATAACACCACTTTAGAACGCTTGGATGCTGAGAATGCAGTGGCACAGATGCAGTTTGAGTTGCTGGATGCCAAAGTATCCTTGATTGTCCATCAGTTGCAGTTAGCCGCCTTGGTTGGCGGTTTAGATGAAGGGCATTTGTTGCAAGCGAATGCGTATTTACAGGCGCGTTAA